Proteins from a single region of Oncorhynchus keta strain PuntledgeMale-10-30-2019 chromosome 20, Oket_V2, whole genome shotgun sequence:
- the tmem64 gene encoding transmembrane protein 64 isoform X6 — translation MRHHYVWLNVEVWLNDEVWLNDEVWLNDDVWFNDEVWFNNEVWLNDNVWFNDEVGFNDEVWFNDEVWFNDEVWLNDEVWLNDNVWFNDEVGFNDEVWFNDEVWFNDDVWLNDEVWLNDNVWFNDEVWLNDDVWLNDEVWFNDDVWLNDEVWFNDEVWFNDEVWLNDDVWFNDDVWLNDEVWLNDNVWFNDEVWLNDEVWFNDEVWLNDDVWFNDDVWLNDEVWLNDDVWFNDEVWFNDEVWFNDEVWFNDEVWLNDDVWFNDEVWFNDEVWLNDEVWFNDEVWLNDEVWLNDEVWLNDGVWFNDDEWFNDDIWFNDEVWLNDEVWLN, via the exons ATGCGTCATCATTACGTATGGCTTAATGTTGAGGTATGGCTTAATGATGAGGTATGGCTTAATGATGAGGTATGGCTTAATGATGACGTATGGTTTAATGATGAGGTATGGTTTAATAATGAGGTATGGCTTAATGATAACGTTTGGTTTAATGATGAGGTAGGGTTTAATGATGAGGTATGGTTTAATGATGAGGTATGGTTTAATGATGAGGTATGGCTTAATGATGAGGTATGGCTTAATGATAACGTATGGTTTAATGATGAGGTAGGGTTTAATGATGAGGTATGGTTTAATGATGAGGTATGGTTTAATGATGACGTATGGCTTAATGATGAGGTATGGCTTAATGATAACGTATGGTTTAATGATGAGGTATGGCTTAATGATGACGTATGGCTTAATGATGAGGTATGGTTTAATGATGACGTATGGCTTAATGATGAGGTATGGTTTAATGATGAGGTATGGTTTAATGATGAGGTATGGCTTAATGATGATGTATGGTTTAATGATGACGTATGGCTTAATGATGAGGTATGGCTTAATGACAACGTATGGTTTAATGATGAGGTATGGCTTAATGATGAGGTATGGTTTAATGATGAGGTATGGCTTAATGATGATGTATGGTTTAATGATGACGTATGGCTTAATGATGAGGTATGGCTTAATGATGACGTATGGTTTAATGATGAGGTatggtttaatgatgaggtgtggTTTAATGATGAGGTATGGTTTAATGATGAGGTATGGCTTAATGATGACGTatggtttaatgatgaggtgtggTTTAATGATGAGGTATGGCTTAATGATGAGGTATGGTTTAATGATGAG GTATGGCTTAATGATGAGGTATGGCTTAATGATGAGGTATGGCTTAATGATGGCGTATGGTTTAATGATGACGAATGGTTTAATGATGACATATGGTTTAATGATGAGGTATGGCTTAATGATGAGGTATGGCTTAATTAA
- the tmem64 gene encoding transmembrane protein 64 isoform X5: MRHHYVWLNVEVWLNDEVWLNDEVWLNDDVWFNDEVWFNNEVWLNDNVWFNDEVGFNDEVWFNDEVWFNDEVWLNDEVWLNDNVWFNDEVGFNDEVWFNDEVWFNDDVWLNDEVWLNDNVWFNDEVWLNDDVWLNDEVWFNDDVWLNDEVWFNDEVWFNDEVWLNDDVWFNDDVWLNDEVWLNDNVWFNDEVWLNDEVWFNDEVWLNDDVWFNDDVWLNDEVWLNDDVWFNDEVWFNDEVWFNDEVWFNDEVWLNDDVWFNDEVWFNDEVWLNDEVWFNDEVGFNDEVWFNDEVWFNDEVWFNDEVWFNDEVWFNDEVLFNDEVWLNDEVWLNDEVWLN; this comes from the exons ATGCGTCATCATTACGTATGGCTTAATGTTGAGGTATGGCTTAATGATGAGGTATGGCTTAATGATGAGGTATGGCTTAATGATGACGTATGGTTTAATGATGAGGTATGGTTTAATAATGAGGTATGGCTTAATGATAACGTTTGGTTTAATGATGAGGTAGGGTTTAATGATGAGGTATGGTTTAATGATGAGGTATGGTTTAATGATGAGGTATGGCTTAATGATGAGGTATGGCTTAATGATAACGTATGGTTTAATGATGAGGTAGGGTTTAATGATGAGGTATGGTTTAATGATGAGGTATGGTTTAATGATGACGTATGGCTTAATGATGAGGTATGGCTTAATGATAACGTATGGTTTAATGATGAGGTATGGCTTAATGATGACGTATGGCTTAATGATGAGGTATGGTTTAATGATGACGTATGGCTTAATGATGAGGTATGGTTTAATGATGAGGTATGGTTTAATGATGAGGTATGGCTTAATGATGATGTATGGTTTAATGATGACGTATGGCTTAATGATGAGGTATGGCTTAATGACAACGTATGGTTTAATGATGAGGTATGGCTTAATGATGAGGTATGGTTTAATGATGAGGTATGGCTTAATGATGATGTATGGTTTAATGATGACGTATGGCTTAATGATGAGGTATGGCTTAATGATGACGTATGGTTTAATGATGAGGTatggtttaatgatgaggtgtggTTTAATGATGAGGTATGGTTTAATGATGAGGTATGGCTTAATGATGACGTatggtttaatgatgaggtgtggTTTAATGATGAGGTATGGCTTAATGATGAGGTATGGTTTAATGATGAGGTAGGGTTTAATGATGAGGTatggtttaatgatgaggtgtggtttaatgatgaggtgtggtttaatgatgaggtatggtttaatgatgaggtatggtttaatgatgaggtgttgTTTAATGATGAGGTATGGCTTAATGATGAG GTATGGCTTAATGATGAGGTATGGCTTAATTAA
- the tmem64 gene encoding transmembrane protein 64 isoform X3: protein MRHHYVWLNVEVWLNDEVWLNDEVWLNDDVWFNDEVWFNNEVWLNDNVWFNDEVGFNDEVWFNDEVWFNDEVWLNDEVWLNDNVWFNDEVGFNDEVWFNDEVWFNDDVWLNDEVWLNDNVWFNDEVWLNDDVWLNDEVWFNDDVWLNDEVWFNDEVWFNDEVWLNDDVWFNDDVWLNDEVWLNDNVWFNDEVWLNDEVWFNDEVWLNDDVWFNDDVWLNDEVWLNDDVWFNDEVWFNDEVWFNDEVWFNDEVWLNDEVWFNDDVWFNDEVLLNDDVWLNDDVWFNDEVWLNDEVWLNDNIWFNDEVGFNDDIWLNDEVWLNDDVWLNDDVWFNDDVWLNDDVMMTCGLMTKAERHNLAGHKWPPIQYALL, encoded by the exons ATGCGTCATCATTACGTATGGCTTAATGTTGAGGTATGGCTTAATGATGAGGTATGGCTTAATGATGAGGTATGGCTTAATGATGACGTATGGTTTAATGATGAGGTATGGTTTAATAATGAGGTATGGCTTAATGATAACGTTTGGTTTAATGATGAGGTAGGGTTTAATGATGAGGTATGGTTTAATGATGAGGTATGGTTTAATGATGAGGTATGGCTTAATGATGAGGTATGGCTTAATGATAACGTATGGTTTAATGATGAGGTAGGGTTTAATGATGAGGTATGGTTTAATGATGAGGTATGGTTTAATGATGACGTATGGCTTAATGATGAGGTATGGCTTAATGATAACGTATGGTTTAATGATGAGGTATGGCTTAATGATGACGTATGGCTTAATGATGAGGTATGGTTTAATGATGACGTATGGCTTAATGATGAGGTATGGTTTAATGATGAGGTATGGTTTAATGATGAGGTATGGCTTAATGATGATGTATGGTTTAATGATGACGTATGGCTTAATGATGAGGTATGGCTTAATGACAACGTATGGTTTAATGATGAGGTATGGCTTAATGATGAGGTATGGTTTAATGATGAGGTATGGCTTAATGATGATGTATGGTTTAATGATGACGTATGGCTTAATGATGAGGTATGGCTTAATGATGACGTATGGTTTAATGATGAG gtatggtttaatgatgaggtatggtttaatgatgag GTATGGTTTAATGATGAGGTATGGCTTAATGATGAGGTATGGTTTAATGATGACGTATGGTTTAATGATGAGGTATTGCTTAATGATGATGTATGGCTTAATGATGACGTATGGTTTAATGATGAGGTATGGCTTAATGATGAGGTATGGCTTAATGATAACATATGGTTTAATGATGAGGTAGGGTTTAATGATGACATATGGCTTAATGATGAGGTATGGCTTAATGATGACGTATGGCTTAATGATGATGTATGGTTTAATGATGACGTATGGCTTAATGATGACGTAATGATGACGTGTGGCTTAATGACCAAAGCTGAGAGGCACAACCTGGCTGGtcacaaatggccccctattcaaTATGCACTACTGTAG
- the tmem64 gene encoding transmembrane protein 64 isoform X1, whose amino-acid sequence MMRYGLMMRYGLMMTYGLMMRYGLMITYGLMMRYGLMMTYGLMMRYGLMMTYGLMMRYGLMMRYGLMMRYGLMMMYGLMMTYGLMMRYGLMTTYGLMMRYGLMMRYGLMMRYGLMMMYGLMMTYGLMMRYGLMMTYGLMMRYGLMMRCGLMMRYGLMMRYGLMMRYGLMMRCCLMMRYGLMMRYGLMMRYGLMMAYGLMMTNGLMMTYGLMMRYGLMMRYGLINDDVWLNDDVWFNYDIWFNDEVWLNDEVWFNDDVWFNDEVLLNDDVWLNDDVWFNDEVGFNDEVWFNDDIWLNDEVWLNDEVWFNDDVWFNDEVLLNDDVWLNDDVWFNDEVWLNDEVWLNDNIWFNDEVGFNDDIWLNDEVWLNDDVWLNDDVWFNDDVWLNDDVMMTCGLMTKAERHNLAGHKWPPIQYALL is encoded by the exons ATGATGAGGTATGGTTTAATGATGAGGTATGGTTTAATGATGACGTATGGCTTAATGATGAGGTATGGCTTAATGATAACGTATGGTTTAATGATGAGGTATGGCTTAATGATGACGTATGGCTTAATGATGAGGTATGGTTTAATGATGACGTATGGCTTAATGATGAGGTATGGTTTAATGATGAGGTATGGTTTAATGATGAGGTATGGCTTAATGATGATGTATGGTTTAATGATGACGTATGGCTTAATGATGAGGTATGGCTTAATGACAACGTATGGTTTAATGATGAGGTATGGCTTAATGATGAGGTATGGTTTAATGATGAGGTATGGCTTAATGATGATGTATGGTTTAATGATGACGTATGGCTTAATGATGAGGTATGGCTTAATGATGACGTATGGTTTAATGATGAGGTatggtttaatgatgaggtgtggTTTAATGATGAGGTATGGTTTAATGATGAG gtatggtttaatgatgaggtatggtttaatgatgaggtgttgTTTAATGATGAGGTATGGCTTAATGATGAGGTATGGCTTAATGATGAGGTATGGCTTAATGATGGCGTATGGTTTAATGATGACGAATGGTTTAATGATGACATATGGTTTAATGATGAGGTATGGCTTAATGATGAGGTATGGCTTAATTAATGATGACGTATGGCTTAATGATGATGTATGGTTTAATTATGACATATGGTTTAATGATGAGGTATGGCTTAATGATGAGGTATGGTTTAATGATGACGTATGGTTTAATGATGAGGTATTGCTTAATGATGATGTATGGCTTAATGATGACGTATGGTTTAATGATGAGGTAGGGTTTAATGATGAGGTATGGTTTAATGATGACATATGGCTTAATGATGAG GTATGGCTTAATGATGAGGTATGGTTTAATGATGACGTATGGTTTAATGATGAGGTATTGCTTAATGATGATGTATGGCTTAATGATGACGTATGGTTTAATGATGAGGTATGGCTTAATGATGAGGTATGGCTTAATGATAACATATGGTTTAATGATGAGGTAGGGTTTAATGATGACATATGGCTTAATGATGAGGTATGGCTTAATGATGACGTATGGCTTAATGATGATGTATGGTTTAATGATGACGTATGGCTTAATGATGACGTAATGATGACGTGTGGCTTAATGACCAAAGCTGAGAGGCACAACCTGGCTGGtcacaaatggccccctattcaaTATGCACTACTGTAG
- the tmem64 gene encoding transmembrane protein 64 isoform X2: protein MMRYGLMMRYGLMMTYGLMMRYGLMITYGLMMRYGLMMTYGLMMRYGLMMTYGLMMRYGLMMRYGLMMRYGLMMMYGLMMTYGLMMRYGLMTTYGLMMRYGLMMRYGLMMRYGLMMMYGLMMTYGLMMRYGLMMTYGLMMRYGLMMRCGLMMRYGLMMRYGLMMRYGLMMRCCLMMRYGLMMRYGLMMRYGLINDDVWLNDDVWFNYDIWFNDEVWLNDEVWFNDDVWFNDEVLLNDDVWLNDDVWFNDEVGFNDEVWFNDDIWLNDEVWLNDEVWFNDDVWFNDEVLLNDDVWLNDDVWFNDEVWLNDEVWLNDNIWFNDEVGFNDDIWLNDEVWLNDDVWLNDDVWFNDDVWLNDDVMMTCGLMTKAERHNLAGHKWPPIQYALL, encoded by the exons ATGATGAGGTATGGTTTAATGATGAGGTATGGTTTAATGATGACGTATGGCTTAATGATGAGGTATGGCTTAATGATAACGTATGGTTTAATGATGAGGTATGGCTTAATGATGACGTATGGCTTAATGATGAGGTATGGTTTAATGATGACGTATGGCTTAATGATGAGGTATGGTTTAATGATGAGGTATGGTTTAATGATGAGGTATGGCTTAATGATGATGTATGGTTTAATGATGACGTATGGCTTAATGATGAGGTATGGCTTAATGACAACGTATGGTTTAATGATGAGGTATGGCTTAATGATGAGGTATGGTTTAATGATGAGGTATGGCTTAATGATGATGTATGGTTTAATGATGACGTATGGCTTAATGATGAGGTATGGCTTAATGATGACGTATGGTTTAATGATGAGGTatggtttaatgatgaggtgtggTTTAATGATGAGGTATGGTTTAATGATGAG gtatggtttaatgatgaggtatggtttaatgatgaggtgttgTTTAATGATGAGGTATGGCTTAATGATGAG GTATGGCTTAATGATGAGGTATGGCTTAATTAATGATGACGTATGGCTTAATGATGATGTATGGTTTAATTATGACATATGGTTTAATGATGAGGTATGGCTTAATGATGAGGTATGGTTTAATGATGACGTATGGTTTAATGATGAGGTATTGCTTAATGATGATGTATGGCTTAATGATGACGTATGGTTTAATGATGAGGTAGGGTTTAATGATGAGGTATGGTTTAATGATGACATATGGCTTAATGATGAG GTATGGCTTAATGATGAGGTATGGTTTAATGATGACGTATGGTTTAATGATGAGGTATTGCTTAATGATGATGTATGGCTTAATGATGACGTATGGTTTAATGATGAGGTATGGCTTAATGATGAGGTATGGCTTAATGATAACATATGGTTTAATGATGAGGTAGGGTTTAATGATGACATATGGCTTAATGATGAGGTATGGCTTAATGATGACGTATGGCTTAATGATGATGTATGGTTTAATGATGACGTATGGCTTAATGATGACGTAATGATGACGTGTGGCTTAATGACCAAAGCTGAGAGGCACAACCTGGCTGGtcacaaatggccccctattcaaTATGCACTACTGTAG